The proteins below come from a single Marinobacter bohaiensis genomic window:
- a CDS encoding DMT family transporter, giving the protein MTTSLRSHDALRGAILIAIAAALWATTSIAAKTLFNHSELEPIALAFFRLCIACPFFGLLMWRDRRNTTNRISRGLVIGLMGLGLLQAAYQGTYLWAVDLTGAGIATLITLCLAPVFVAIAAAPLLGEKPNRTTVIALISAIAGTLLLVSGDVRNPDAARLGGIFIAVAAAAVYAAFTLTSRHVSGGGSVFTTAFICFTTGAVALAPIAAGTGALDILPQLDGLDWLLIAYIGIVPTCVGYVCFFKGMQSTPATTSSIIVTLEPLFAALLAWMILGEALGLLGVIGAVVLTVSVLVASRSGSAARRRDADETSQ; this is encoded by the coding sequence ATGACCACATCATTGCGTTCCCATGACGCCCTGCGCGGCGCCATCCTGATTGCTATCGCCGCCGCCCTGTGGGCCACCACCAGCATTGCGGCCAAGACCCTGTTCAACCACAGCGAGCTGGAGCCCATCGCCCTGGCGTTCTTCCGGCTCTGCATCGCCTGCCCGTTCTTCGGCCTGCTGATGTGGCGTGATCGCCGTAACACCACGAACCGGATCAGCCGCGGCCTGGTGATCGGCCTGATGGGCCTGGGGCTGTTGCAGGCGGCCTACCAGGGCACCTATCTCTGGGCGGTGGATCTGACCGGCGCCGGCATCGCGACCCTGATCACGCTCTGCCTCGCGCCGGTGTTTGTGGCCATCGCCGCCGCACCGCTGCTCGGCGAAAAACCCAACCGCACCACGGTCATCGCCCTGATCAGTGCCATCGCCGGTACCCTGTTGCTGGTGTCCGGCGACGTCCGCAATCCTGACGCAGCCCGGCTAGGCGGCATCTTCATCGCCGTGGCCGCTGCGGCGGTCTATGCGGCGTTCACGCTGACCAGCCGGCACGTGTCCGGTGGCGGCTCGGTATTCACCACCGCCTTTATCTGTTTCACCACCGGCGCCGTTGCGCTGGCCCCAATCGCGGCCGGCACCGGTGCACTGGATATTCTGCCCCAACTGGATGGTCTCGACTGGCTGCTGATCGCCTACATCGGCATCGTGCCCACCTGCGTGGGCTATGTGTGTTTCTTCAAGGGCATGCAGAGCACACCGGCCACCACCTCCAGCATCATCGTGACCCTGGAGCCGCTGTTCGCGGCGCTACTGGCGTGGATGATCCTTGGAGAGGCGCTGGGATTGCTGGGCGTGATCGGTGCCGTGGTGCTGACGGTGTCCGTGTTGGTGGCATCGCGTAGCGGGTCGGCGGCGCGGCGGAGGGACGCCGACGAGACGTCGCAGTAG
- a CDS encoding monovalent cation:proton antiporter-2 (CPA2) family protein: MNPLGQLVVLFLVAVIAVPLFKRAGLGALLGYIAAGMLIGPHGIGVVGDVDNMLHISEFGVVLLMFVIGLELQFSRLRALRKPIFGLGSLQVLTAMLIIGGLVVLTGRDIALAIVLGCGLALSSTAFVLQLLAEKKELATGHGRLAFTILLFQDMAAVPMLAFIPFLVSGDAEEATNWTEILLGIGQVAVTFAIIVIAGRYLLRHALRFIHATRVREVSIAAALLVVTGTAYLMESVGLSMALGAFVAGVLLADSEFRHQLEADIEPFKGLLLGLFFISVGMTLNLGAVLADPLILIAGAAGLMLIKALLIAAIGHWGGKLGGISALRLGLLLSQGGEFGFVIFSLATQLALIDRTLHEQLIAVVTISMVLTPLALTVFERIVARLGGEEKPPFDTIEDGRTGAVIAGFGRFGQISGRLLRSLNVPFTALDVNPDQVDVVRRFGNKVHYGDASQLDVLRAARVGEAKVFILAIDDIDASLRTVNLVRKYFPDVRILARARNRRHAHMLMDAGVRWLVRETYHSALLMAEEMLVSLGRERDEAQDLVKLFQETDQRNLARQHEKGLHHDAAKILQSSRDAAEELTRLFEEDQEERREG, translated from the coding sequence ATGAACCCCTTAGGCCAGCTCGTCGTTCTCTTCCTTGTCGCGGTCATCGCCGTGCCCCTGTTCAAGCGCGCGGGCCTTGGCGCCCTGCTCGGCTATATCGCCGCCGGCATGCTGATCGGTCCACACGGAATCGGCGTGGTGGGCGATGTGGACAACATGCTGCACATTTCCGAATTCGGCGTGGTGCTGCTGATGTTCGTGATCGGCCTGGAGCTGCAGTTCTCCCGTTTGCGCGCCCTGCGCAAACCCATTTTCGGACTGGGCTCCCTGCAGGTGCTGACGGCGATGCTGATCATCGGCGGGCTGGTTGTCCTGACGGGCCGCGACATCGCCCTGGCCATCGTTCTGGGATGCGGCCTGGCCCTGTCTTCAACAGCGTTCGTGCTGCAACTGCTGGCCGAGAAGAAGGAACTGGCTACCGGTCATGGCCGGCTGGCGTTCACCATCCTGCTGTTCCAGGACATGGCCGCCGTGCCCATGCTGGCGTTCATCCCCTTTCTGGTGTCCGGCGACGCGGAAGAGGCGACCAACTGGACGGAGATTCTGCTGGGCATCGGCCAGGTGGCGGTGACTTTCGCCATCATCGTGATCGCCGGTCGCTACCTGCTGCGCCACGCCCTGCGCTTCATCCACGCCACCCGCGTGCGCGAGGTGTCCATCGCCGCCGCCCTGCTGGTCGTCACCGGCACCGCCTACCTGATGGAGTCGGTGGGCCTGTCGATGGCCCTGGGCGCTTTCGTGGCGGGTGTGCTGCTGGCCGATTCGGAGTTCCGTCACCAGCTTGAGGCGGACATCGAGCCGTTCAAGGGCCTGCTGCTCGGTCTGTTCTTCATCTCCGTGGGTATGACGCTGAACCTGGGGGCCGTATTGGCCGATCCGCTGATCCTGATCGCCGGCGCCGCCGGGCTGATGCTGATCAAGGCTTTGTTGATCGCCGCCATCGGTCACTGGGGTGGCAAGCTGGGCGGCATCAGTGCCCTGCGCCTGGGGTTGCTGCTCAGCCAGGGCGGTGAGTTCGGTTTCGTGATCTTTTCCCTGGCCACGCAACTGGCACTGATCGATCGCACCCTGCACGAGCAGCTGATTGCGGTGGTGACCATTTCCATGGTGCTGACGCCGCTCGCACTGACGGTATTCGAGCGGATCGTCGCCCGGCTTGGCGGCGAGGAGAAGCCGCCCTTCGACACCATCGAGGACGGCCGCACCGGGGCGGTCATCGCCGGCTTCGGGCGCTTCGGCCAGATCAGCGGGCGTCTGCTGCGCTCCCTGAACGTGCCGTTCACCGCCCTGGACGTGAACCCGGATCAGGTGGATGTGGTGCGCCGGTTCGGCAACAAGGTGCATTATGGCGACGCGTCGCAACTGGACGTGCTGCGGGCCGCCCGCGTGGGTGAGGCGAAGGTGTTCATCCTGGCCATCGACGACATCGACGCGTCCCTGCGCACGGTTAACCTGGTGCGCAAGTATTTCCCGGACGTGCGCATCCTCGCCCGCGCCCGCAACCGCCGGCACGCCCACATGCTGATGGATGCCGGCGTGCGCTGGCTGGTGCGGGAAACCTACCACTCAGCCCTGCTGATGGCCGAAGAGATGCTCGTCAGCCTGGGCCGCGAACGGGACGAGGCACAGGATCTGGTCAAACTCTTCCAGGAGACCGACCAGCGCAACCTGGCCCGTCAGCACGAGAAAGGATTGCATCACGATGCGGCCAAGATCCTCCAGTCTTCCCGGGACGCCGCCGAGGAGCTCACGCGGTTGTTCGAGGAGGATCAGGAGGAGCGCCGCGAGGGGTGA
- a CDS encoding ComEA family DNA-binding protein: MKALITAFFVLATALSNVAVAADTQPAQEAAPTQVNINTADAKTLSSQLDGVGDVKAQAIIDYRDSNGPFASVSDLDKVNGIGQLTLDANRDHITVQ, from the coding sequence ATGAAAGCACTGATCACCGCCTTTTTCGTTCTGGCCACCGCGCTGTCCAACGTTGCCGTCGCCGCTGACACCCAGCCGGCGCAGGAAGCGGCTCCCACTCAGGTCAACATCAACACCGCGGACGCCAAGACCCTTTCCAGTCAGCTGGACGGCGTCGGCGACGTCAAAGCCCAGGCCATCATCGATTACCGCGACAGCAATGGCCCGTTCGCCAGCGTGTCCGACCTGGACAAGGTCAACGGCATCGGCCAACTGACGCTGGACGCCAACCGCGATCACATCACCGTCCAGTAA
- a CDS encoding alkane 1-monooxygenase gives MNPQQRTLDLTDARRRILLRLKKYSFLIALLPLALPLLLLRAGEATGWINLFAWGVPVVVFGIIPLLDLMLGQDAMNPDEEVDVPRMNLERFYRALTLGWVAAFTGLLVWGLFVLADGRFSPLGGVGWVFSIGIVGGLGINVAHELIHKDGRLETWAGGWLLALVGYGGFKVEHIRGHHVHVSTPEDASSSRYNQSLYQFLPQAYRRNFMNAWRLEAQKLTRKGHSPLSWRNELIWWYGITVLALVACTLGFGWLGAAYFLGQCFVAFTLLEIVNYLEHYGLHRRKLENGRYERTTPAHSWNSNYFLTNVFLFHLQRHSDHHAYAKRRYQVLRHHNVAPQLPAGYATMVVLALVPPLWMRIMNPRVEAYYQGEEHQLV, from the coding sequence GTGAACCCACAGCAACGCACCCTGGACCTGACCGACGCGCGCCGCCGCATTCTGCTGCGCCTCAAGAAATACAGTTTCCTGATCGCCCTGCTGCCGCTGGCGCTGCCACTGCTCCTGCTTCGGGCCGGTGAGGCAACCGGCTGGATCAATCTGTTTGCCTGGGGCGTGCCGGTGGTGGTGTTTGGCATCATCCCGCTGCTGGACCTGATGCTGGGGCAGGACGCCATGAACCCCGACGAGGAGGTCGACGTACCCCGCATGAACCTCGAACGCTTCTACCGCGCATTGACGCTCGGCTGGGTGGCGGCGTTCACCGGACTGCTGGTGTGGGGCCTGTTCGTTCTGGCCGACGGTCGGTTCTCACCGCTGGGAGGCGTCGGATGGGTGTTCTCCATCGGCATCGTCGGCGGGTTGGGGATTAACGTGGCTCACGAACTGATTCACAAGGACGGCCGCCTGGAAACCTGGGCCGGCGGCTGGCTGCTGGCGCTGGTGGGCTACGGCGGCTTCAAGGTGGAACACATCCGCGGTCACCATGTGCACGTCTCGACGCCGGAGGACGCCTCGTCGTCCCGCTACAACCAGAGCCTCTACCAGTTCCTGCCCCAGGCCTACCGGCGCAATTTCATGAACGCCTGGCGCCTGGAAGCCCAGAAGCTGACGCGTAAGGGCCATTCGCCGCTGAGCTGGCGCAACGAGTTGATCTGGTGGTACGGCATCACAGTGTTGGCGCTGGTGGCGTGCACGCTGGGCTTTGGCTGGCTGGGAGCCGCGTACTTCCTGGGGCAGTGTTTTGTCGCCTTTACCCTGCTGGAAATCGTCAACTACCTGGAGCATTACGGCCTGCATCGCCGCAAGCTGGAAAACGGCCGTTACGAGCGGACCACGCCGGCCCACAGCTGGAATTCCAACTACTTCCTGACCAATGTGTTCCTGTTCCACCTGCAACGCCACAGCGACCATCACGCCTACGCCAAGCGCCGTTACCAGGTGCTGCGCCACCACAACGTCGCGCCACAGCTACCGGCGGGTTACGCCACCATGGTGGTGCTGGCGCTGGTTCCGCCGCTGTGGATGCGGATCATGAATCCGCGGGTGGAGGCGTATTATCAGGGGGAAGAACACCAGTTGGTGTGA
- a CDS encoding GntR family transcriptional regulator encodes MDFQTPNTLAEQIANYLAERVMTGEIKPGERLHEATIAGELDVSRASVKEALYTLTRWHLVEITPRKGARATQLNATYAAELYDIYMHLLIMLARRLCERWEEADRAPMLEAIKRVTGQLYARPPDILAVVQASFEVLDQCAGVVGNPYLSETLANFKPAVSRTYYFCADRYQQDLDRTAAFFARLTEAVLARDADAAETQIVGFAEHQKALIRQALDATS; translated from the coding sequence ATGGACTTCCAGACGCCCAACACGCTGGCCGAGCAGATCGCCAACTATCTGGCCGAACGCGTGATGACTGGCGAGATCAAACCGGGGGAACGACTGCACGAAGCCACGATTGCCGGCGAACTGGACGTCAGCCGGGCGTCGGTTAAGGAAGCGCTGTATACCCTGACCCGCTGGCACCTGGTGGAGATCACGCCGCGCAAGGGCGCGCGGGCAACGCAGTTGAACGCCACCTACGCCGCAGAGCTCTACGACATCTACATGCACCTGCTGATCATGCTGGCGCGTCGTCTCTGCGAACGCTGGGAGGAAGCCGACCGGGCGCCCATGCTGGAGGCCATCAAGCGGGTTACGGGGCAACTTTACGCCCGGCCGCCGGACATCCTGGCCGTGGTGCAGGCCAGTTTCGAGGTACTGGATCAGTGTGCCGGGGTGGTGGGCAATCCGTACCTGAGTGAGACGCTGGCCAACTTCAAGCCGGCCGTGAGCCGAACCTACTATTTCTGCGCCGATCGATACCAGCAGGACCTCGACCGCACCGCCGCGTTTTTCGCGCGGCTCACCGAAGCGGTGCTGGCGCGGGATGCCGATGCCGCCGAAACGCAGATTGTTGGCTTCGCCGAGCACCAGAAGGCGCTGATCCGCCAGGCGCTCGACGCAACGTCATGA
- a CDS encoding alpha-amylase family glycosyl hydrolase, whose protein sequence is MTEPEALPSLELRVKAHLQCLYPHEDIDALAARCLETFGVTPDAPTPGPHRNNWGPGSAMLITYGDSVRRDGEEPLHTLTGFCKAHFSGMISTVHVLPFFPYSSDDGFAVMDYTTVNPSLGDWDDLTELSRHFQVMTDLVINHCSSRSLWFENYKAGKAPGHRYFIEMSPDEDLSGVVRPRTSPLLRAVETVEGEKHVWCTFSHDQVDLDFANPDVLLEFLGIIKLYMDRGMRWFRLDAVAFLWKILGTPCINLPETHEVIRLIRLMIEHRDPEAVIITETNIPNQENLTYFGNANEAHMIYNFSLPPLLLHAMLSGNAQHLKHWLMTMPPAQQGTAYLNFIASHDGIGLRPVEGLLSDDEIDRMIEALVDSGARITARTAANGDVRPYEINISLWNAMARTETSGDNDGLQFHRFICAHAVMMALEGVPAFYIHSLLATENDEARVEHTGQNRSINRHVWDADQLDDLLEGATHHRAVFSALRRLLAIRTRQAAFHPNATQYTLHLGDGLFAFWRQSIDRRQSIFAIHNISGEEQVFNLSELNLIVTDQWMDLVSGRPFEDRMKPVTLEPYQFIWLTNRW, encoded by the coding sequence ATGACCGAGCCCGAGGCCCTACCGTCACTGGAGCTGCGTGTGAAGGCGCATCTGCAGTGCCTCTATCCCCACGAAGACATCGACGCACTGGCGGCGCGCTGCCTGGAAACGTTCGGGGTGACGCCGGACGCGCCGACGCCGGGGCCCCATCGCAACAATTGGGGGCCGGGCAGCGCCATGCTGATCACCTACGGCGACTCGGTGCGCCGGGACGGTGAGGAACCGCTGCATACGCTGACCGGGTTCTGCAAGGCGCACTTCAGCGGCATGATCTCCACCGTCCACGTGCTGCCGTTCTTCCCCTACAGTTCGGACGATGGCTTCGCGGTGATGGACTACACCACCGTCAACCCGTCCCTGGGGGACTGGGACGACCTGACCGAGCTGTCCCGGCACTTCCAGGTGATGACGGATCTGGTGATCAACCACTGCTCGAGCCGCAGCCTCTGGTTCGAGAACTACAAGGCGGGCAAGGCCCCGGGACATCGCTATTTCATCGAGATGTCGCCGGACGAGGATCTGTCCGGCGTGGTGCGTCCGCGTACGTCGCCGTTGCTGCGGGCGGTGGAAACGGTGGAGGGCGAGAAGCACGTCTGGTGCACCTTCAGTCACGATCAGGTGGATCTGGATTTCGCCAACCCGGACGTGCTGCTGGAATTCCTGGGCATCATCAAACTGTACATGGACCGCGGCATGCGCTGGTTCCGGCTCGACGCCGTGGCGTTTCTCTGGAAGATCCTGGGCACGCCGTGCATCAACCTGCCGGAGACCCACGAGGTGATCCGCCTGATCCGGCTGATGATTGAGCACCGCGACCCGGAAGCGGTGATCATCACCGAAACCAACATCCCCAACCAGGAGAACCTGACCTACTTCGGCAACGCCAACGAAGCCCACATGATCTACAACTTCTCGTTGCCGCCGCTGCTGCTGCACGCCATGCTCAGTGGCAACGCCCAGCACCTCAAGCACTGGCTGATGACCATGCCGCCGGCGCAGCAGGGCACCGCCTACCTGAACTTCATCGCGTCTCACGACGGCATTGGACTACGGCCGGTCGAGGGCCTGCTGAGCGATGACGAGATCGATCGCATGATCGAGGCGCTGGTCGATTCCGGCGCTCGCATCACGGCCCGCACCGCGGCCAACGGCGACGTGCGTCCCTACGAGATCAACATCAGCCTGTGGAACGCCATGGCGCGGACGGAGACTTCCGGCGACAACGACGGCCTGCAATTCCACCGGTTCATTTGTGCCCACGCGGTGATGATGGCGCTGGAAGGGGTGCCGGCGTTCTACATCCACAGTCTGCTGGCCACGGAGAACGACGAAGCGCGGGTCGAGCACACCGGCCAGAACCGCTCCATCAACCGCCACGTGTGGGACGCCGATCAACTGGACGATCTGCTGGAAGGCGCCACGCACCACCGCGCGGTGTTCAGTGCCCTGCGCCGATTGTTGGCGATCCGCACGCGGCAGGCCGCCTTCCACCCCAACGCCACCCAGTACACGCTGCACCTGGGGGACGGCCTGTTCGCCTTCTGGCGCCAGAGCATCGATCGCCGCCAGAGCATCTTCGCCATCCACAACATCAGCGGTGAAGAGCAGGTGTTCAATCTGTCGGAGCTGAACCTGATCGTCACCGATCAGTGGATGGACCTGGTCAGCGGACGGCCGTTCGAGGACCGCATGAAGCCGGTGACCCTGGAGCCCTATCAGTTCATCTGGCTGACCAATCGCTGGTGA
- a CDS encoding glycosyltransferase family protein: MGDFYQNGIVTTLHNLSRRPLEELEAELVTFSKTRPMALILPCLYSELETEAMPRILEHLKQVPYLSEIVIGLDRANEEQYHHALTFFSQLPQRHRVLWNDGPRLRQIDKELKGEELAPTEPGKGRNVWFCMGYVLASGRAESIALHDCDIVTYDREMLARLIYPVANPNFNYEFCKGFYARVANQKLNGRVSRLLVTPLLRALKKTLGNLDYLDYLDSYRYPLSGEFSFRKDVMTDIRIPSDWGLEIGVLSEMKRNYSTNRLCQVDIADCYDHKHQNLSPDDDSGGLSKMSIDIAKAIFRKLATNGIVFNQESFRTIKATYFRIALDFVETYRNDAEINGLKFDVHQEEQAVELFARNIMKAGIYFLENPMEAPFISCWNRVASAFPGVMQQLHDAVEQDLEEHVPKSVAKRG, encoded by the coding sequence ATGGGTGATTTTTATCAGAACGGCATTGTGACAACCCTGCACAACCTGTCACGTCGCCCACTGGAAGAGCTGGAAGCGGAGCTGGTCACGTTCTCGAAAACGCGGCCGATGGCCCTGATCCTGCCCTGTCTCTACTCGGAACTGGAAACCGAGGCGATGCCCCGGATCCTGGAGCACCTCAAGCAGGTGCCCTATCTGAGCGAGATCGTGATCGGCCTGGACCGTGCCAACGAGGAGCAGTACCACCACGCCCTGACGTTCTTCTCGCAACTGCCCCAGCGCCACCGTGTGCTGTGGAACGACGGCCCGCGGCTGCGCCAGATCGACAAGGAACTCAAGGGCGAGGAACTGGCGCCCACCGAGCCGGGCAAGGGCCGCAACGTCTGGTTCTGCATGGGCTACGTACTGGCCTCCGGTCGTGCTGAATCCATCGCCCTGCACGACTGCGACATCGTAACCTACGACCGGGAGATGCTGGCCCGGCTGATTTATCCGGTCGCCAACCCCAATTTCAACTACGAATTCTGCAAGGGCTTCTACGCCCGGGTCGCCAACCAGAAACTCAACGGCCGCGTCAGCCGGCTGCTGGTGACTCCATTGCTGCGGGCGCTCAAGAAAACCCTGGGCAACCTGGACTATCTGGATTACCTGGACAGCTACCGCTACCCGTTGTCCGGCGAGTTTTCCTTCCGCAAGGACGTGATGACCGACATCCGCATTCCCAGCGACTGGGGTCTGGAAATCGGCGTGCTCAGTGAAATGAAGCGCAACTACAGCACCAACCGGCTGTGCCAGGTGGACATCGCCGACTGCTACGATCACAAGCACCAGAACCTGTCCCCGGACGACGACAGCGGCGGGCTGTCCAAGATGTCCATCGACATCGCCAAGGCCATCTTCCGCAAGCTCGCCACCAACGGCATCGTTTTCAACCAGGAGTCCTTCCGCACCATCAAGGCGACCTACTTCCGCATCGCCCTGGATTTCGTCGAGACTTACCGCAACGACGCCGAGATCAACGGCCTCAAGTTCGACGTCCACCAGGAAGAGCAGGCGGTGGAGCTGTTTGCCCGCAACATCATGAAAGCCGGGATCTACTTCCTGGAGAACCCCATGGAGGCACCGTTCATCTCCTGCTGGAACCGGGTGGCCAGTGCCTTCCCGGGCGTGATGCAGCAGCTGCACGACGCGGTCGAGCAGGACCTGGAAGAGCACGTGCCCAAGAGCGTCGCCAAGCGCGGCTGA
- a CDS encoding substrate-binding periplasmic protein: MPLKTLLLLLIVVPAVLAAPVDAGTDTRLPEGPIRFNVSPGGYPPYTMVHDDGSVSGIFWDVMVILARQHDYQLEVQQIPTKRVDGFLLRDELDVTMRAREWTDQPDAFVFTDGILKARDSIFRRADSPLHSRTLDDLEGTILLTNLGYHHPRLESRFASGRIRRIDVPNTLNMLQRLHNGQHLQGGVANRRAAQWIIRQHGWQSRFRIEPVALDVTEYRLMFAPKWAPLMDGFNRTLTDLRRSGTLDEIIARYLPEGSAPGI, from the coding sequence ATGCCCCTGAAAACGCTGTTGCTGTTGTTGATTGTCGTTCCGGCCGTGTTGGCCGCCCCGGTCGATGCCGGGACCGACACGCGCCTGCCCGAGGGTCCCATTCGCTTCAACGTATCGCCGGGAGGCTACCCGCCCTACACGATGGTTCACGACGACGGCTCGGTCTCGGGCATTTTCTGGGATGTGATGGTGATCCTGGCCCGGCAGCACGATTACCAACTGGAGGTGCAGCAGATACCCACCAAGCGGGTCGACGGCTTCCTGCTACGCGATGAGCTGGATGTGACGATGCGTGCAAGGGAATGGACCGACCAACCGGACGCTTTCGTGTTTACCGACGGCATTCTCAAGGCCCGCGATAGCATCTTCCGCCGCGCTGACAGCCCATTGCACTCGCGCACGCTGGACGACCTGGAGGGCACGATCCTGCTGACCAACCTGGGCTATCACCACCCCAGACTGGAAAGCCGCTTTGCGTCGGGCCGGATCAGGCGCATCGACGTGCCCAACACCCTGAACATGTTGCAGCGACTGCATAACGGCCAGCACCTGCAGGGCGGCGTGGCCAACCGACGGGCAGCGCAATGGATCATCCGCCAGCACGGCTGGCAGTCCCGCTTCCGCATCGAGCCGGTGGCGCTGGACGTGACCGAGTATCGGCTGATGTTCGCGCCCAAGTGGGCACCGCTGATGGACGGTTTCAACAGAACGCTGACGGATCTGCGCCGCTCCGGCACGCTCGACGAGATCATCGCCCGTTATCTGCCGGAAGGCTCGGCGCCGGGGATCTGA
- a CDS encoding 2-dehydropantoate 2-reductase has protein sequence MQEMPRIALFGAGSIGCYLGGRLLATGADVIMIGRPRLQALLTSTPLRVSDYQGLDASIQLSDTEYTTDPAALADADLVLLTVKSAATEDAARAMAPHLRPGIPVISLQNGISNARRLAPLLPEQVVLAGMVPFNVLQRAPGHFHQGTEGHLMTARDASLSPALLETFARAGLPLDVRDDMDSVLWSKLLLNLNNPINALSGLPLKTELSQRAYRRCLAMAQRETLTLLREADIATVKLTGLPMGLLPTLLGLPDWLFRHLARTMLAIDPLARSSMWEDLQAGRRTEVDWINGEVVQLAQSLGRDAPVNRRLVALIRQAEREPGGQWSGDRLLQALEAAPEALNNAC, from the coding sequence ATGCAAGAGATGCCACGCATCGCCCTTTTTGGCGCCGGGAGTATTGGCTGCTACCTGGGCGGACGCCTGCTCGCCACCGGCGCCGACGTCATCATGATCGGGCGCCCGAGGCTCCAGGCCTTGCTGACCAGCACACCGTTGCGGGTCAGCGACTACCAGGGGCTGGATGCCTCGATCCAGCTTTCGGACACGGAGTACACCACCGATCCGGCCGCCCTCGCCGACGCCGACCTGGTACTGCTTACGGTCAAGTCCGCCGCCACCGAAGACGCCGCCCGCGCCATGGCGCCGCACCTGCGCCCGGGTATCCCGGTGATCAGCCTGCAGAACGGCATCAGCAACGCCCGGCGCCTCGCACCTCTGCTCCCCGAACAGGTCGTACTGGCGGGCATGGTGCCGTTCAATGTATTGCAGCGAGCCCCGGGTCACTTCCATCAAGGCACCGAAGGCCATCTCATGACGGCCCGGGATGCCAGCCTATCGCCGGCGCTGCTGGAAACGTTCGCCCGCGCCGGGCTGCCGCTGGACGTGCGCGACGACATGGATTCGGTGCTCTGGTCCAAACTGCTGCTGAACCTGAACAACCCGATCAACGCCCTGTCCGGCCTGCCGCTCAAGACCGAACTGTCGCAGCGCGCGTACCGGCGCTGCCTGGCCATGGCCCAGCGCGAAACGCTGACACTGCTGCGGGAGGCCGACATCGCCACGGTTAAACTCACCGGGCTGCCGATGGGCCTGCTGCCCACACTTCTGGGCTTGCCGGACTGGCTGTTCCGCCATCTTGCCCGCACGATGCTCGCCATCGACCCGCTGGCGCGTTCATCCATGTGGGAGGATCTGCAAGCCGGACGGCGTACGGAGGTGGACTGGATCAATGGCGAGGTGGTGCAGCTGGCGCAATCGCTGGGACGGGACGCGCCAGTCAATCGCCGGCTCGTGGCACTGATTCGCCAGGCCGAACGGGAACCGGGCGGCCAGTGGTCCGGCGACCGCCTTCTGCAGGCGCTGGAAGCCGCCCCGGAAGCCCTGAATAACGCCTGCTGA
- the gloA gene encoding lactoylglutathione lyase, translated as MSPHFEEAPGLSEDIDPATDGYVFNQTMMRIKDPKRSLDFYSRVLGMRLIRKLDFPEMKFTLYFLGYLDDRQATTVPSDDGHRTTYIFAREAMLELTHNWGTEDQDDFEYHNGNDEPQGFGHIGIAVPDVYQAAERFESLGVPFQKRPDDGKMKGLAFIRDPDGYWIEILQPNMLERQRKEEQA; from the coding sequence ATGTCGCCCCATTTTGAGGAAGCCCCCGGTCTGTCGGAAGACATCGATCCGGCAACGGACGGTTACGTCTTCAACCAGACCATGATGCGCATCAAGGACCCCAAGCGCAGCCTGGATTTTTACTCCCGGGTACTGGGCATGCGATTGATCCGCAAACTGGATTTCCCGGAAATGAAGTTTACCCTCTATTTCCTGGGCTACCTGGACGACCGCCAGGCCACCACCGTGCCGTCCGATGACGGCCACCGGACCACCTACATCTTCGCCCGCGAGGCGATGCTGGAGCTGACCCACAACTGGGGTACCGAAGACCAGGACGACTTCGAATACCACAACGGCAACGACGAGCCCCAGGGCTTCGGCCACATCGGTATCGCAGTGCCTGACGTTTACCAGGCCGCCGAGCGTTTCGAGTCCCTGGGCGTGCCGTTCCAGAAGCGACCGGACGACGGCAAGATGAAGGGCCTCGCCTTCATCCGCGACCCGGACGGCTACTGGATCGAGATCCTCCAGCCCAACATGCTGGAGCGCCAGCGTAAGGAAGAGCAGGCGTAA
- a CDS encoding DUF4864 domain-containing protein: protein MCLVFSSPLAADDRAPTDAVETVIRAQLEAFSEDNDEAAFSYASPAIQRGFASAREFANMVRSRYPAVYEAATVRFREQVPHPGFVVQRVQLLGPNGLYWDAYYRMEREGEEWRIGGVVLEEVAGGI from the coding sequence ATGTGCCTGGTATTCAGCAGTCCGTTGGCGGCCGACGACCGAGCGCCGACGGACGCCGTGGAAACGGTGATCCGAGCCCAACTGGAAGCCTTTTCCGAAGACAACGACGAAGCCGCCTTCAGCTATGCCTCGCCTGCCATCCAGCGAGGGTTCGCCAGCGCCCGGGAGTTCGCCAACATGGTGCGCAGTCGCTACCCGGCGGTATACGAGGCCGCCACCGTGCGTTTCCGCGAGCAGGTGCCCCATCCCGGGTTCGTGGTGCAGCGGGTGCAACTGCTGGGGCCCAACGGCCTTTACTGGGACGCTTACTATCGCATGGAGCGGGAAGGGGAGGAGTGGCGCATCGGCGGTGTGGTGCTGGAGGAAGTTGCCGGCGGTATCTGA